Proteins encoded by one window of Geobacter sp. DSM 9736:
- a CDS encoding valine--tRNA ligase, with the protein MTEKELAKVYEPQAVEGKWYREWEENGYFHAEAVSNRSPYSIVIPPPNVTGALHMGHALNNTLQDILCRWKRMSGCNVLWMPGTDHAGIATQNVVERQLAAEGKSRHELGREAFIERVWKWKGESGGQIIGQLKRLGASCDWERERFTMDEGLSRAVREVFVSLYEEGLIYRDNRLINWCPRCHTALSDIEVEHEEKGGHLWHLRYPVEGSDRFLVVATTRPETMLGDTAVAVNPADERYRDLIGKTVLLPLVNRRIPIIADDYVDMDFGTGVVKITPAHDFNDFEVGKRHNLERINVFDESGVVNENGGAYRGLDRFEARKKVLQDLEAQGLLDGIKDHALSVGGCYRCKTVVEPYMSLQWYVKVAPLAEPALAAVKEGRTRIIPQQWENTYFDWLENIRDWCISRQIWWGHRIPAWYCGECGGITVSRTDPASCSHCGSGALTQETDVLDTWFSSALWPFSTMGWPEKTPELGTFYPTSCLVTGFDILFFWVARMMMMGIHFMGEVPFREVYIHALVRDAQGQKMSKSKGNVIDPLTIIDAYGTDAFRFTLAAFAAQGRDIKLAEERIAGYRNFVNKLWNAARFTLMNLEGFDPGSMSYGDLRLADADKWILNALNDTAGRVNAALADYRYNEAAMDLYHFTWSQFCDWYVELSKKDLYGDDPERKRTVQYVLWYTLEHLLRLLHPFIPFITEEIWQALPGEKAAPSIMLADYPQACSSREHPEAAAEIEKMMAVVSGIRNIRGEMEVPPSKEISVLLSCSSSSSLAMLRGNEAYIKSLGRVSELVIGADLEKPADAALQVAGDVEIVVPLRGLVDVEEEEKRLLKEIGKIEKDLEFLAKKLENPSFVERAPADVVAKEREKVAEFSGKKRLLEDSLEKIRRLK; encoded by the coding sequence ATGACCGAGAAAGAACTGGCGAAGGTTTACGAACCACAGGCAGTGGAAGGAAAATGGTACCGTGAGTGGGAGGAGAATGGTTACTTCCATGCAGAGGCCGTTTCCAACCGTTCCCCATACAGCATCGTCATCCCTCCTCCTAACGTAACTGGTGCGCTCCATATGGGGCACGCCCTCAACAATACCCTCCAGGACATCCTTTGCCGCTGGAAGCGTATGAGCGGCTGCAATGTTCTCTGGATGCCGGGCACCGATCATGCGGGCATCGCCACGCAAAACGTGGTGGAGCGGCAACTGGCGGCGGAAGGAAAAAGCCGCCACGAACTGGGGCGTGAAGCCTTTATCGAACGCGTCTGGAAATGGAAGGGGGAGTCCGGCGGGCAGATCATCGGCCAGTTGAAACGGCTCGGAGCGTCCTGCGACTGGGAGCGTGAGCGTTTTACCATGGACGAAGGCCTGTCACGTGCGGTGCGCGAGGTATTCGTCTCCCTCTATGAAGAAGGATTGATCTACCGCGACAACCGGCTCATAAACTGGTGCCCCCGCTGTCACACTGCGCTTTCCGACATCGAGGTGGAGCACGAAGAGAAGGGAGGCCACCTGTGGCACCTCCGCTATCCGGTAGAGGGTAGCGACCGTTTCCTTGTCGTCGCCACCACTCGGCCCGAAACGATGCTCGGTGATACCGCCGTAGCCGTAAATCCGGCTGACGAGCGGTACCGTGACCTTATCGGGAAAACGGTGCTACTTCCCCTCGTCAACCGGCGCATTCCCATCATCGCCGACGATTACGTGGACATGGATTTCGGGACAGGAGTGGTCAAGATCACCCCTGCACACGATTTCAACGATTTCGAGGTGGGAAAACGGCACAACCTTGAGCGGATCAACGTCTTCGACGAATCGGGAGTCGTCAACGAGAACGGAGGCGCCTACCGTGGACTCGACAGGTTCGAGGCCAGGAAGAAGGTGCTCCAGGACCTGGAAGCGCAGGGGCTCCTGGACGGGATAAAGGACCACGCTCTGTCTGTAGGTGGGTGCTACCGTTGCAAGACAGTAGTCGAGCCGTATATGTCTCTTCAGTGGTACGTAAAGGTCGCACCCCTGGCGGAGCCCGCTCTGGCGGCGGTGAAGGAGGGACGGACCCGCATCATCCCACAGCAGTGGGAGAACACCTACTTCGACTGGCTCGAAAACATCAGGGACTGGTGCATTTCCCGCCAGATCTGGTGGGGGCACCGCATACCTGCATGGTACTGCGGCGAGTGCGGCGGCATTACCGTATCACGCACCGACCCTGCATCCTGTTCCCACTGCGGCAGCGGCGCACTCACTCAGGAAACCGACGTTCTCGACACCTGGTTTTCCTCGGCGCTCTGGCCCTTCTCCACAATGGGGTGGCCGGAGAAAACGCCGGAGCTGGGTACCTTCTACCCCACGTCTTGCCTCGTCACCGGCTTCGACATCCTCTTCTTCTGGGTTGCGCGAATGATGATGATGGGGATTCACTTCATGGGGGAGGTGCCGTTCCGGGAGGTTTACATCCATGCCCTTGTCCGTGACGCCCAGGGGCAGAAAATGAGCAAGTCGAAGGGGAACGTCATCGACCCCCTCACGATCATCGACGCTTACGGCACCGACGCATTCCGCTTCACCCTGGCCGCCTTCGCTGCGCAAGGGCGCGATATCAAGCTGGCGGAGGAGCGGATTGCCGGGTACCGGAACTTCGTGAACAAGTTATGGAATGCCGCACGCTTTACGTTGATGAACCTGGAGGGCTTCGATCCCGGCTCCATGTCGTACGGCGACCTCAGACTTGCCGACGCCGACAAATGGATCCTCAACGCTCTCAACGATACCGCCGGCCGGGTCAATGCCGCTCTTGCAGACTACCGCTACAACGAGGCGGCCATGGACCTCTACCACTTTACGTGGAGCCAGTTCTGCGACTGGTATGTGGAGCTTTCCAAAAAAGATCTCTATGGCGACGACCCGGAGCGGAAACGCACGGTTCAGTATGTCCTCTGGTACACCCTGGAGCATCTGCTGCGCCTGCTTCATCCCTTCATTCCCTTCATCACCGAAGAGATCTGGCAGGCCCTGCCGGGTGAAAAAGCTGCACCGAGCATCATGCTGGCCGATTACCCTCAAGCGTGCAGCTCCCGCGAACACCCTGAGGCTGCTGCGGAAATTGAAAAGATGATGGCCGTCGTCAGCGGCATTCGAAATATCAGGGGTGAAATGGAGGTTCCTCCCAGCAAGGAGATTTCAGTGCTCCTTAGCTGCAGTTCTTCCTCCTCGTTGGCGATGCTGCGGGGGAACGAGGCTTACATCAAGAGCCTGGGCAGGGTGTCCGAACTCGTTATCGGAGCTGATCTCGAAAAGCCCGCCGACGCTGCTCTGCAGGTGGCGGGGGACGTGGAGATCGTGGTTCCTCTAAGGGGGCTGGTAGATGTGGAGGAGGAAGAGAAGCGGCTTCTGAAGGAGATCGGGAAGATCGAGAAGGACCTGGAATTCCTTGCGAAGAAGCTTGAGAACCCGAGTTTCGTCGAGCGGGCGCCTGCGGATGTGGTAGCCAAGGAGCGGGAGAAGGTGGCCGAATTTTCCGGCAAGAAAAGGCTTCTGGAAGATAGCCTGGAGAAGATACGTCGCCTTAAATAA